A genomic segment from Nicotiana tabacum cultivar K326 chromosome 9, ASM71507v2, whole genome shotgun sequence encodes:
- the LOC107790709 gene encoding bifunctional protein FolD 1, mitochondrial isoform X3 — MKESTGKVPGLAVVLVGQRQDSLAYVRKKIMACHEVGFRFSLAELPESCTEEEICDALSNYNKDASIHGILVQLPLPQHFDEGKILNVLSLEKDVDGFHPLNIGNLAIQGREPLFIPCTPKGCIELLLRSDVEIAGKRAVVIGRSNIVGLPAFLLLQVIHLSHIAVNLLHSYKSNFLQISIPHEHCLQRHHATVSIVHAYSENPEMITREADILVAAAGVPNLVRGSWLKPGAVVLDVGINPIEDLESENGYRLIGDVCFDEAVKIASAITPVPGGVGPMTVAMLLQNTLEAAKRALHLT, encoded by the exons ATGAAGGAGTCAACAGGAAAGGTTCCTGGTTTGGCAGTAGTATTGGTGGGGCAAAGGCAAGACTCTCTTGCCTATGTCCGTAAAAAAATAATGGCTTGCCATGAGGTTGGGTTCAGGTTTTCACTTGCTGAACTCCCTGAGAGCTGTACAGAAGAGGAGATCTGTGATGCATTATCAAATTATAACAAGGATGCATCAATTCATGGTATTCTTGTGCAGCTTCCTTTGCCACAG CATTTTGACGAGGGAAAGATTCTGAATGTACTAAGCTTAGAAAAAGACGTTGATGGATTTCATCCACTAAACATTGGGAACTTAGCCATTCAGGGTAGAGAGCCATTGTTCATCCCGTGCACTCCGAAAGGCTGCATCGAGTTACTGCTCAGGTCTGATGTCGAAATAGCTGGCAAGAGAGCTGTAGTGATTGGGAGGAGCAACATCGTTGGACTACCTGCTTTTTTGTTGTTGCAGGTGATACATCTGTCGCACATAGCCGTCAATTTGTTGCACTCTTATAAATCCAACTTTTTACAAATATCTATCCCACA TGAACATTGTTTGCAGAGGCACCATGCAACAGTAAGTATTGTGCATGCATATTCAGAGAACCCAGAAATGATTACCCGTGAAGCTGATATACTTGTTGCAGCAGCTGGAGTGCCTAATTTAGTCCGCGGTAGCTGGTTAAAGCCTGGAGCAGTTGTTCTTGACGTTGGAATAAACCCAATTGAG GACCTTGAGAGTGAAAATGGTTACCGTTTGATTGGAGATGTTTGCTTTGACGAAGCAGTCAAGATAGCTTCTGCAATAACCCCTGTGCCCGGAGGTGTAGGTCCTATGACAGTTGCAATGCTTCTTCAGAACACCCTTGAAGCCGCCAAACGTGCACTTCATCTTACTTGA